The Agreia sp. COWG nucleotide sequence ACCACCAGATGGAATCCACCGGGTTCGAGACCCATCTCGGCGAGCCGGTTGCTCGGCGCATCCGACAGAATCGGTGCCCCGTAGGTGATGAGCTCGGTGGGGATGCGGAACTCGTGAACGTAGTAGTCCTTGATGCCCTGCGCATCGGAGATGAGCGCGTCTGCGTGGCGAACCGAGAACTGCTCGGCCCAGCGGTAGTAGCGCCGGCCGTTCTTGCCCCACTTGCCGCGCTTCCACTCGAGGCCGTCGACGTGCACGGCTACGGGGATGCGTTGCAGTCGCAGCGCGGGGAGGAAGGGCGCATTCGCCGCGTTGAACAGGAACGCGACATCTTTCTTCGACGCGGTGGCCAGGTGGGCGACCGAGAGCGCCGTGTGGCTGAGCGTCTCGATGGCCTTCGATTTCACGGACGGCAGGTGAACGAGGTTCATGCCCAGGTAGGTGTCGCGGGGTTCGTCGCCCTCGGCGTTGCGGCAGTACACCGTCACCTCGTGGCCGCGGTCGGCGAGGCGTCGACCGATCTCTTCGACGGCGGTCTCGAAACCGCCGTAGGCCGCGGGTACGCCGCGGGTGCCGAGCATGGCGATTCTCAGTGCGTTCATCAGTAGGCTCCCGTGGGGTTGGTGAGCACCTTGACGGTGCGCCACATGATCATGAGGTCGCCGGTGAGCGACCAGTTCTCGACGTAATAGAGGTCGAGCCGCACGCCCTCGTCCCAGCTGAGGTCGCTGCGGCCGTTCACCTGCCACATGCCTGTGAGGCCGGGCTTGATGAACAGACGGCGGTGCACGTGGTCCTCGTATCCCGCGACCTCGCTCGCCAGCGGCGGGCGAGGGCCCACCAGGCTCATGTCTCCGATGAAGACGTTCCACAGCTGCGGAAGCTCGTCGAGCGAGAAGCGGCGCAGCACGGCGCCGACGCGGGTGACGCGGGGGTCGTTCTTCATCTTGAACAGCACGCCGGCACCCTCGTTGCGGTCGCGCAGGCTCTCGAGCACCTGCTCGGCGTCGACGCTCATCGAACGGAACTTGCGCATGGTGAAGGTGACACCCTTGCGGCCTACTCGTTCCTGGCGAAAGATCACGGGCCCCGGGCTGTCGCTGCGCACGAGCAGCGCCAGCACAGCGAAGACCGGGGCCAGCGCGAGCAGCGCCAGGCCCGACAGCGTGATGTCGAGCGTGCGCTTCATGGCGTGGCGGGGGCCGCCGTACTGGGGGATCTCCACGTGGATGAGGGGCAGCCCCTCGACCGGGCGAAAGTGGATGCGCGGACCCGCGATGTCGACGAGGCGCGACGCCAGCACGAGCTCGGTGGCCGTTCCCTCGAGTTGCCAGCCCAGGGTGCGGATGAAGTCGTCGCCTCGGTTGGGCTGGCCCGCCACGATCACGGTGTCGACTCCCAGGCGGCTGGCCACGGCGGCGATGCCGTCGAGACCCGCGATGACGGAAACGGGCCCGCGCGCCGACGAGATCTGCCGAGGGTGTTCGCCGTCGATCATGACGCCGACGAGCTGGTACGCGGCGCTCGGCTGGCCGTCGATCTGGGTGACCACGTAGTTGACGTCGCGCAGGGTGCCCACCACGATCGCGCGAGTGAGGTAGCGCCCCACCGCGCGCTGCTTCACGAGCCAGCGGCGCCAGAGCCAGCGCGACACGATGAGGGCGGCGAGGCCCACGGGCATGGCCACGATGAAGTAGCCCCTGGCGATGTCGATCTTGAAGAGCAGCGATGCGATGGCGATGAGGCCGAAGGTGAGGGCGCTGGCGCGAACCACGAGGCGATACTCGGCGGGGCCGGCGCCCACGACGCGGGCATCCCTGGTGCGGGAGGCCCCGATCAGTGCGATCCAGATGAGGGCCACCAACGCCGAGAGGTCCCAGTAGCCCACGGCGACGCCCGCAGCCTGCACCGAGGTGTCGTCGGTGCCGAAACGAGAGAGCTGAGCCAGCCCGACGGCCAGCAGCACGACGACGATGTCGGTCACCCTCAGCCGCGTGCGGTAGCTGCGAATCCAGGCGTGCGCCCCGGCGGCTGTTGCTCGCGTCATCGTCGACGTGACCGATCGACCGGGCTCCGCTTCGGGAGCCCGGCCGGGGCACGGTCTGTGTCATGGGGGATCCTTTCGCCGGTCGAAGGCCGGAGGGGGAGGAGGCGGAGCGGATCTAATGATGAAGAAAACTCATAAATGCGAACAGGATGCGGCGTCGAAGCCCACAGGGCGACCCGCGGCACCCGAGAAACAAACCCTCGCGAACCGCTAAGTGAACTGTAAATGAAGTTATCTCATCTTTGCCCGTTCGCCATATCACCCAAAGGGGGGGGCGGGCGAATCGCGCCGTGCACTCTAACCGACCGAATGAGAAAAGGTCAACTATTCGGTGGATCGACAAATTAGTTAAACATTTCCTCATTTTTACGGCTAATGTTCACTCACCAGCTGACAGCGCCGAAACGGAAGGAGTTCTAGTGTTTTCGGTCTTCCCCCTATATGACCTCGACAATGATTCCTTCCGGGTGCAGCAGCTGAATCCCGAAGGCGTCGAGATGGTGCCGCTCCCCGGCGACATCCATCTCGACGCTCTCGCGAGCCAGTCCGACGCCGACGTGCGCAACTGGCTCGACGGCCAGATCGAATCCACCTCGTGCGTCGTCGTCTTCATCGGCGAGAACACCGCCGGTCGTCGATGGATCACCTACGTGATCGGCAAGGCGCGCGAGCTGGGCAAGCCCATGGTCGGCGTGGCGATCCACGCCCTCGCCGACGAGAACGGAGCGCAGGCGAACGCCGGCGAGAGCCCCTTCGCCAACTCCGGAATGTCGGCCCGCGCCCTCTCGCAGATCGAGACCTACTCACCGGCCTTCGCCACCAGCGTGTTCGTGCGTTCGCATATCCGCTACGGCCTGGGCGACTGGATCGCCGCCGCGGTGCGCGAGCATCAGCGGGCCCAGTCGGGGCGTTCGCGCCGCCAGGCCGGCCTCGGTGCCAAGAGGTCGTCCGAGAACACCGGCTGACTCACGATCGAGTGATCGCCGATGCGGCACGCGAATGCGGCGCGCTCGAGG carries:
- a CDS encoding TIR domain-containing protein is translated as MFSVFPLYDLDNDSFRVQQLNPEGVEMVPLPGDIHLDALASQSDADVRNWLDGQIESTSCVVVFIGENTAGRRWITYVIGKARELGKPMVGVAIHALADENGAQANAGESPFANSGMSARALSQIETYSPAFATSVFVRSHIRYGLGDWIAAAVREHQRAQSGRSRRQAGLGAKRSSENTG
- a CDS encoding sugar transferase; this translates as MTRATAAGAHAWIRSYRTRLRVTDIVVVLLAVGLAQLSRFGTDDTSVQAAGVAVGYWDLSALVALIWIALIGASRTRDARVVGAGPAEYRLVVRASALTFGLIAIASLLFKIDIARGYFIVAMPVGLAALIVSRWLWRRWLVKQRAVGRYLTRAIVVGTLRDVNYVVTQIDGQPSAAYQLVGVMIDGEHPRQISSARGPVSVIAGLDGIAAVASRLGVDTVIVAGQPNRGDDFIRTLGWQLEGTATELVLASRLVDIAGPRIHFRPVEGLPLIHVEIPQYGGPRHAMKRTLDITLSGLALLALAPVFAVLALLVRSDSPGPVIFRQERVGRKGVTFTMRKFRSMSVDAEQVLESLRDRNEGAGVLFKMKNDPRVTRVGAVLRRFSLDELPQLWNVFIGDMSLVGPRPPLASEVAGYEDHVHRRLFIKPGLTGMWQVNGRSDLSWDEGVRLDLYYVENWSLTGDLMIMWRTVKVLTNPTGAY